The window agatcatattatatgaattttagagtcatattgtcaacacagtcatttattaaaaatatattacatgttcaaatagatgaacaaaaaagtaaaaatgcttctaccatcaaataaaataatcaattctataactaaaatcaaagcttgaaattttgaaaataaaaatatgaaacaaaacagaaacataaaagaaaagttttttcactcttccatatttagtgttcattaaagtcatgttttttcaattgaaaatttcccattaattattgtccatcaaatttataatcttcatattaattaagtgcatactaaaataaatccaaaatatcaaaaaagacttagaaaataagatgtatgaattgcgatgtattgttatttagttatagttcaagtgttttacaaattaaggttttttattactataaaattatggtaatagttattaacacaaatttaacttatgtaacaaatagattttcatgtattgttttaaaatagatacatatttacatgtttctacttttaatcggttttgttcggtttattcggtttaatcggttatataccaaaccatatccaaatcctacggtttttataaaattatatccattcggtttatatggtatataccaaaaccaaaccatattgtctatttcggttcggttcggtacggttcggttttaccatattgaacagccctattTTTTACACATcttaaaaaacacattaaatttgcatgatattttgtgtttatctttttttcataattttaaaccaataaaattgaattagagcaattaagttttttgaaatttacaattaattaataaaatatgcattgaaaatataaaagatggatcttattgaaacaattttttttttagaatatgtaATTTTAAGGAACAAATTCTTTTGTAATAATATGTAATCGGTCTcgtaatattaaatatatttgctTATGTGgtgttacagaaaaaaatttGCTTAATTATGTGGTTGTGAGAATAAGAAAATTCGTATATCTGACAGAGTCATAGCTTTGATCCAAATCACCGAAGCCATAGGCTGAAAAGTAGCcaccaaattaaaaaattaaaagaaattagtAATGAATTACTTGAAAGTTCTcgattaattaaaaatcaacACCCCCACAAAGGTCGTCTTTTTACCTTTTTAGGTTTTTTGggcaaaaaaaaactgattcaaTCCTTACTACACACCACAAGACTGAGGCAAAGGCAAAATATGTACCGATCCGCAAGCTGGAGCCGCGTGACTGAGGATTACTCAGTACCTTGGTCTGCGCCGAAGGGATTATGGAAAGGCCTAGACGAAGACGAGCCGACTACATACGACCCTACGAGCCAGGAAGTGACAAAGAAGGAGAAGTCACGTGTCAAATTTGCTGAAAACGCTGTTCACATAATCCCCTTTGTCCTTCTCGCTTGTGCTCTCATCCTTTGGTTTTTCTCTAACCCAAGTATGTACGTATACACTAATATTCATGATCATAATCTTAACTAGACTATATAAGCTATATACTGGTTTGATTCTAAATATGTGaaaacattctattttatatgtcCTCGTCGCTGATTTAGTAATCATGCATGGACCTTTAACAACAATGATTTTTTGGGGGTTAAATTGATTTGATTATATAGATGTAGATGTTGGGGTAAAAGAGGAATCAATTGCGGCTAGGATCAAAGGATTAACGATTGAAGGAGACATTGACAATGACAGCGACGGAACTCAGACCGGATTCTTAGGCACCGCCACAGAAGTGGGAGGTTCATATAAGTCGAAGCTAAAACGCGACGTTAATAAGCGTCATCGGAGGATACAAACTTCAAGGAAAGTGGTGAAAGGattttattagtattttttgGGGGCTAAAAAGGAGTTCCCTAcattttaacaacttaaatCGATTTTTATTTCCTATTTTCCCGCATTTTGATTGAGATGTGTTACTTTGGTTACGTTTTGCTTTAtactttctcaaataatatccACCAGAACTACATTAATGAAAAAAAGTCTAATGATAAAGAGCTATTCCGTTGGTCTTATTTcctacttattttttttttttaacaaacgaCTATAGACTATAATTATAGAAAGtctttacaacaacaaaaaaaaatctctacaaATTATTTCTGAACCTACCAAGTTTGCAAAACAGAAACGGCTGTCGAGGTCTTCTAGGATATAAAAGATGCTTCTAAACACATGTGCCAGATCTAGTGCTACTCTCCCCTTCACTCTTCACCATTTAAACGCTGTCGTTTTGATTAACGTCTTAACTTATCTCCCACGGATCAACCCAGAAATAGAACACCATTGCCAATTATTTAAATCTTAACGTTAATCACAGTTGTCTTCTGTAAATTAAAGtactataaatgttttttttttgaaaataagtaatataaaTGTTGTAGTATACTTTATTGATgcatctttaaattttttaacgaTTTCGTATCTTTCACCATACTCCGTTGCCGACTCGCCCTTAAAATATTGATCGACAATATTATAGATGTTCATGTCACAAAAATTAACCGTAacgtataatatatgtttttgcaTTTTTCGTATCAAAAATTTACAGAAGGACAGGGtaaaactattaaatatattaaacttcTCATTTTATTTTCCCTTTTATAAATTCTCCTTTGAGTTTCCTTAAATTTTAGTAAGATGAAAtctctatagttttttttttgataactgtAGTGTGATTCCAAAGGGTTTCTAGGCCCAAAGACTAATCACTACGAAGCCCGTAGGATCTACGTTTTCTTACTACTTAAAGCGTCCTGGGTGGTCAAAAGAAATCGAACCCAAGACGGTACTCACAGTAGTGAACCATTAAACCAAAACCACCTGGTTAAAATAAAACAACTATAGAAATCTCTATAGTTGCTCTTAACTTTTCTTCCCCTCCCTGTTATTAGATATCAGAAGCTAACTCGACTGCATATataatgaaattaattattacCACGTTATATGAATTTTATCTTCAGTAAACATTGTTGATTGTAGCCTGATTTTCTTTTgccttttcttttaaaaatcataaacactTTTAGCAttacattataaatttattcaaaagcCTTTTTGTTCTTATAGGTGGCATAAATTCATGAATAAGTACACAATGTATTCTAAATTTTGGAATAGATGGACCAATGTCCTTTACTCTTCCATGAAAATTATCTTTTCCCATGTGTTTAACACAATTCCTATATCAAGTTCCATCTTATGAACTTTCATCATCAGATGAACCCTCACGTGAACTTCTACCGAATATACCTTTACCCTTGGATTTCTCTTTGTCTTTACCTCTGGATTTACTTTTTCTACTCTTGGATTTACCTTCACCTTCATGTTTACCTCTTCCATTGGATTTACCTTTACCTTTGGATTTTTTTCCACCTTTAGATTTGCCTCGGTCATTGGATTTCTTTCCAAATCCTGGTATATTAATTAATGCTTCTATCAGCTTGCTCTTAATAAAGCTTGGCATTTCGAAAAGAGATAGGAAGGATGGCGGAGCTGGTGGAGCTGCCGGAGCTGGCGGCGCTGGCGCAGCTGGCGGAGCTGCTGGAGCTGGCGGAGCTGGCGGAGCTGCTGCTGGAGCTGCCGGAGCTGCTGGAGCTGCCGGAGCTTCCGGAGCTGCTGGAGCTGCCGGAGCTTCCGGAGCTGCTGGAGCTGCCGGAGCTTCCGGTGCTGCCGGCGGAGATCCAGTCGGGGGAGCTCCTGCAGGAGGTGGATTGTTCGCCGGCTTCACTCCCATCCTATGCCTACATCACACAAACAAGTGTGTACATACGTATACGTTAAAAACAACTTCGTATCATACtcttatttattactttgaCAACTTATATATGGGAGAGTTATGGGGATTTGGACCCTAGCACGTATGTGAATAATATATAAGCATTAATTTTGAGTGCAGACATATCATTTGTTTAGTTTTACTTTAGGAGCCAAATGATGAGACCCACGGCCGTCACTCCGAAGAGGGCAAAAGTGCCCAGCCCAGTTGCTAGGAGAGTCGTGGCTATAGTGGCGGGTACGAGAATGGGACTGAATATGATGAAAAGCGGCGTGGATACGGCAAACACCACGGCCGAACCGGCGAGTGTTACACCGGCGAAGCCTAAAAAGACTACGGAGGCAAAGGAAGCAATAACCACCTTGATGAACTCTAACAATGGGATGAGAAAAGAAAACATTCTTCCCTCTCTTTGTGAATGAGTCTGAGCTGTTTCTTTTTGAATTTCGTCGCTAATACTTTCTAATGGTTGGTTTAGTGATGGGAAGAGAGAGTGATTTTAAGGAGTTGTGTGGTCTACGACGACGTGCACGGTAAACCTGCATGCGAAACGACTGGACTATATATTCTACATCACGTCACATAAataatcttcttcttttgtcatgtttttggcacctttttttctttcttgagtTCTATACTCATGTGGTTTTGTCTGGTTACGGATGCATTGGTAGGAAGAAAAACCAGTTCTTGTTTTAGTTTAAACCATTCTCCATAGTTTTATCACTAGATTAGCTTCTTGTGTTTCCACCGTTGATTCTTTGTGGGGGTTGTTTCTTCTTTCAGGTGAAACTTCAGAAACATATATAATACAGATGCGCTAGGGCTCATATACAAAAAGGGTCTTCAATGTGCTTCAAGGATTCCGTAAACTGAAGGAGTATGTTTCCCTGCACTCCTGTTATATCGTTCATTCACTCTACCATCCAGAAAACAGATGTAGTTCTTGAAAATTTGGGGTTTTAGTAGTTACAGTGGAAACTTATAAGATTGTTGGACCATGATCCATCATCGAAGTTGGGTTCGGAAACAAGTGAGTGGGAAGAGATCAAGAGTTCGAAGTCGAGCTCGATGATAAGCCTCGTGTTCGATTTCGAACTGAGTCAAGGAAATCCCAAAGAATCGGCAACTACGTGACTAAGAGGAGGCGTGGATATCGGAACGAatgcaaggaaaaaaaaaaaggaagacgaGGGAAGAGGACATGGAGACCCGGATACATCGACTTCAGGGAAAAACTGGTTAGAACAACAACGATGTAAACATATTTGAGCTGACAAAAATGAACTGTTATTAATGATAATCGGTTTACAAGATCAAAAAGTGTCAACAAGAATCAAAATCTAATTGGTGAGAACCAAGAAATAAGAGAGGTCGATGTGTTTGAAAGAGCTTGATGTGAAGTCCTTTTTTCTCTAGTCTAATACAAACAAACGCCCTAAATTGTACTTAGTGTTGATTTTATGATCCACAGAGACCTATCACCACCTTGACTTTTCTGACTTGAAATCATGTTTAGGTCAAAGGACTTTATAGAGGAGCAACATCCTCTTTATCTTTGAATTCTTCATCTCAGAAGAAGCGATCTTAGAGTAAAGAAATAGCTAGGAAGTTCTATCGGCAGTCACTCCAACGCTGATGTTTCCTCTACTTTTCTGTTAATGTATGTTCACTAGATTTGGATcagtgtctgtgtgtgtttagAGTTTAGACCAACATTGGGCTCAAATAAATGTTCTGCCAAAGAGTCTTATGCAAGAAACTTCCGTATCTATAATCATGGGTTTTTGGGAACAAGAAATCCAAATGTACTAGTCTGAAACTGTGGGTTAAATAGTTGTTAAGGCTACAATTATAGGgcccagagagagagagagagagagagagagagagagagagagagagagagagagagagagagagagagagagagagagagagagagagagcttgccATTATTAACAGTTTTATTCTTATAGGTGGCATAAAATTCATGAATTATACATAACGTATTCTAAATATTGTAATAGATGGACCAATATGTGTTTATCTTTACATGTGTTTATCTTTGCATGAATTTATCTTTACCCATGCATTTACCACAATTATTATATGAACTTCCATTTATGAactttcatcatcatcagatgAACCCTTACGTGAACCTTTaccctttttcttatc of the Brassica rapa cultivar Chiifu-401-42 chromosome A03, CAAS_Brap_v3.01, whole genome shotgun sequence genome contains:
- the LOC103855732 gene encoding uncharacterized protein LOC103855732, which produces MYRSASWSRVTEDYSVPWSAPKGLWKGLDEDEPTTYDPTSQEVTKKEKSRVKFAENAVHIIPFVLLACALILWFFSNPNVDVGVKEESIAARIKGLTIEGDIDNDSDGTQTGFLGTATEVGGSYKSKLKRDVNKRHRRIQTSRKVVKGFY
- the LOC103855733 gene encoding oleosin-B6, whose translation is MKEEIQNETAQTLSQREGRMFSFLFPVLEVIKVVMASVASVVFLGFGGVTLACSAVALAVSTPLFIIFSPILVPATIATTLLATGLGAGTTLGVTGMGLLMRLIKHPGKEGAASAPAAQPSFLSLLEMPNFIKSKMLERLIHIPGVGKKSEGRGESKGKKGKSEHGRGKHEGEGKSKGRKGHRMGVKPANNPPPAGAPPTGSPPAAPEAPAAPAAPEAPAAPAAPEAPAAPAAPAAPAAAPPAPPAPAAPPAAPAPPAPAAPPAPPSFLSLFEMPSFIKSKLIEALINIPGFGKKSNDRGKSKGGKKSKGKGKSNGRGKHEGEGKSKSRKSKSRGKDKEKSKGKGIFGRSSREGSSDDESS